Proteins encoded together in one Candidatus Azobacteroides pseudotrichonymphae genomovar. CFP2 window:
- a CDS encoding replication initiation protein, whose amino-acid sequence METLKDKLRIATDKIKLEQLNSVEDDSIEGGQEEQEEEEEEEEEEEEEEEDYGVVVLHELLEQGLSIHEISIALEQFALKQLDDGQEEEENGVFIPEQHKLPPALEQLNALSRSIKRDEKIAPKPEGLQKEWLNVIKDEIHSFVSGLIPGWEKIVPVNIRMLYPYPMSGTVIHKPPNLSINPFSTSSKDIIQSYIVTTARYDFSVHEKRILYRIIECLQYQLKGKHLDKNFMISPDLYGMVRVTLPLSYLNPKKGKHISEDVKEALKTLQKKMIQYEDNGQCKEVKLIEPPIEQPLILGREVSFLLHQDAYELLLNFPKGFKRYELKTAMEFNSVYAMRFYELLSGQKKPLTYSTEKLKTMLKLENKYRDIRTFISRIIDHSKKELDQKSPYTFTYELEHEKERNQKGRKKISNIKFIPIYQPEHRNTDLALQEEQRSLDLSVALRPKELNIFLELGFSENELKTRHFVVIQDLHKAKEMDFRFPIFDMIDYVKKKENPRIYLITTLKNQIKEWKKKFQEQEENKLSEAAMKVKKERQRKQDKIIAFLQNCTTIPNSTFENEREQIIERIHDKGGILYLRKIYAACNGDKDRIMKKLMDNKIITK is encoded by the coding sequence ATGGAGACATTGAAAGATAAACTTAGGATAGCGACAGACAAGATAAAATTAGAACAACTAAATAGTGTAGAGGATGATAGTATAGAGGGGGGTCAGGAAGAACAGGAAGAAGAAGAAGAAGAAGAAGAAGAAGAAGAAGAAGAAGAAGAAGATTACGGAGTTGTTGTTCTTCATGAGCTATTAGAACAGGGGCTATCAATACATGAGATATCTATTGCACTGGAACAATTTGCATTGAAACAGCTAGATGATGGTCAGGAAGAAGAAGAGAACGGAGTTTTTATTCCCGAACAACACAAGCTACCTCCTGCACTAGAACAGCTAAATGCATTGAGTAGGTCTATAAAAAGAGACGAAAAGATAGCACCAAAGCCAGAAGGACTGCAGAAAGAATGGTTGAATGTTATTAAAGACGAAATCCATTCATTTGTAAGTGGACTTATCCCGGGCTGGGAAAAAATTGTTCCCGTTAACATTCGGATGCTATATCCTTATCCTATGAGTGGTACCGTAATTCATAAACCTCCAAATCTTAGCATCAATCCATTTTCAACAAGCAGTAAAGACATCATTCAGTCCTATATAGTAACAACTGCTAGATATGATTTCTCTGTCCATGAGAAGCGTATTCTCTATCGGATTATAGAGTGCCTGCAATATCAATTAAAGGGAAAGCACCTAGATAAAAATTTTATGATTAGCCCGGATCTTTACGGAATGGTACGTGTTACTCTTCCTTTGTCATATTTAAATCCAAAGAAAGGAAAACATATCTCAGAAGATGTTAAAGAGGCACTTAAGACCCTGCAAAAAAAGATGATACAGTATGAGGATAACGGCCAATGCAAGGAGGTCAAATTGATTGAACCACCAATTGAACAACCATTAATACTCGGTCGCGAGGTCTCATTCCTTCTACATCAAGATGCCTATGAACTCCTGCTGAACTTTCCCAAAGGCTTCAAAAGATATGAGCTAAAGACTGCAATGGAATTCAATAGTGTCTATGCTATGCGTTTCTATGAACTTCTGTCTGGACAAAAGAAACCTTTGACCTATAGCACAGAAAAATTAAAAACTATGCTCAAGTTGGAAAATAAATATAGGGACATAAGAACTTTTATCTCTCGTATAATTGACCATTCAAAGAAAGAGTTAGATCAAAAGTCCCCTTATACCTTTACATACGAGTTAGAGCACGAAAAGGAACGTAATCAGAAGGGGCGTAAGAAAATTAGCAATATCAAATTCATACCTATCTATCAGCCTGAACATAGAAACACGGACTTGGCTCTTCAGGAAGAGCAGAGAAGTCTTGACCTATCTGTAGCACTACGTCCAAAGGAACTGAATATATTTCTTGAACTTGGTTTTAGTGAGAATGAGTTAAAGACACGACACTTTGTAGTAATACAAGACTTACACAAGGCAAAAGAGATGGATTTCAGATTTCCTATTTTCGACATGATTGACTATGTCAAGAAAAAAGAGAATCCTAGAATCTATCTGATCACTACATTGAAGAATCAAATAAAAGAATGGAAGAAGAAATTTCAAGAGCAAGAAGAAAATAAACTGTCCGAAGCAGCGATGAAAGTTAAAAAGGAACGTCAGCGTAAACAAGATAAAATTATCGCTTTCTTGCAGAACTGTACAACAATACCCAATTCCACATTTGAAAATGAACGAGAGCAGATAATCGAACGTATACATGATAAAGGTGGAATTCTCTATTTGAGAAAAATATACGCAGCATGCAATGGAGATAAGGATAGAATAATGAAAAAACTGATGGATAATAAGATCATAACAAAATAA